In Maridesulfovibrio sp., a single genomic region encodes these proteins:
- a CDS encoding SpoIIE family protein phosphatase — translation MFKAVVGQAEGTDTSRTVACVLSRCKEQLDGLKPSAGIIFSADHFDHAVTVREILNAFPGLQLTGCTTDGEMSSAHGFSQDSICLILFASDTISMSAGYSAEISGRHKEAISEILAEALPGLDGPPAGCIVFVETRQMVKGFCMKELRSALGPECVITGGMAGTDVLSPCGPKLFHSSGPSEHGMSILLFSGPLRMETTICNSWDPVGYKGTVDSADGNIINRIAGRPALEFFRDAFGPYARPLPEMPLALFDENGRYHLRSTRDFDESDGSITTAIAIPEGSTIRLTEATPSRLLSNLREKVDELYRSIEGHWAPQAALLFSCTSRRWILGMRTKEELVQAQEVLPENIPVSGFYTYGEIAALSKGHNPRLHNCTLVALLMGEENNTATDFCPHKRKRTCSTPAEQQELMETKLRRAVESQHRLEMQKESFTHVLKRTSADLAAANSKIKKHNLIMKESLTMAQEVQQSLLPNYSPLLAGFEIVGRSISCDETGGDYLDYLRDETGLSVVVGDVAGHGVAAALVMTTARALLRMREYMGGSPQELIEDLNRLLTGDVRISGRFMTLFYLHINPADRMLTWIRAGHEPALIYSPEKDEFTELVGEGMALGVMEEFEYSQRRTGPLDPGDIVFMNTDGITEARNPSGELYGRERLKDFIRRNAGMSGPELLEACFEEIKNYQQGRTPEDDETLVVIKVKRTETSS, via the coding sequence ATGTTTAAAGCCGTTGTCGGACAGGCTGAAGGAACGGACACCTCTAGAACCGTTGCCTGTGTTCTGTCCAGATGCAAGGAACAATTGGACGGGCTTAAACCGTCCGCAGGTATTATTTTCAGTGCCGACCATTTTGATCATGCTGTCACAGTACGCGAAATACTGAATGCTTTCCCCGGCCTGCAACTGACCGGATGCACCACGGACGGGGAAATGAGTTCCGCGCACGGATTCAGCCAGGACTCCATCTGCCTGATCCTGTTTGCCTCCGACACTATCTCCATGTCTGCCGGATATTCAGCCGAAATTTCGGGAAGACACAAAGAGGCAATAAGCGAAATACTGGCGGAAGCACTGCCCGGCCTTGACGGACCTCCGGCAGGCTGCATTGTTTTTGTGGAGACACGCCAGATGGTCAAAGGTTTCTGCATGAAGGAACTGCGCTCAGCGCTCGGTCCGGAATGCGTAATTACCGGGGGTATGGCCGGAACGGACGTTCTGAGTCCCTGCGGTCCGAAACTGTTCCATTCCTCCGGCCCATCCGAGCACGGTATGTCCATCCTCCTTTTTTCAGGCCCTCTGCGCATGGAAACCACAATCTGCAACAGCTGGGACCCGGTAGGTTACAAGGGGACGGTGGACAGCGCGGACGGAAACATAATCAACCGCATAGCCGGACGCCCGGCCCTTGAATTTTTCCGCGATGCCTTCGGCCCGTATGCCCGGCCTCTCCCGGAAATGCCTCTGGCCCTATTCGATGAAAACGGCCGCTACCACCTTAGATCAACCAGGGATTTCGATGAATCAGACGGCTCCATAACCACGGCGATAGCCATTCCCGAGGGCAGCACCATCCGGCTTACGGAAGCAACGCCGAGCAGACTGCTCTCAAACCTCAGGGAAAAGGTGGACGAGCTGTACCGCAGTATTGAGGGCCATTGGGCTCCACAGGCCGCCCTCTTGTTCTCGTGTACTTCCAGACGCTGGATTCTCGGCATGCGTACAAAGGAAGAACTGGTGCAGGCTCAGGAGGTGCTGCCGGAAAACATCCCCGTTTCGGGATTCTATACCTACGGAGAGATTGCCGCGCTTTCGAAGGGGCACAATCCCAGACTGCACAACTGCACACTTGTGGCACTGCTCATGGGAGAAGAAAATAATACCGCCACGGACTTTTGCCCGCACAAACGGAAAAGAACTTGTTCGACCCCGGCGGAACAGCAGGAGCTGATGGAGACAAAGCTCAGGCGGGCCGTGGAAAGCCAGCACCGCCTGGAAATGCAGAAGGAATCGTTCACCCACGTCCTCAAACGTACCAGCGCCGACCTTGCGGCAGCGAATAGCAAGATAAAGAAACACAACCTGATCATGAAGGAATCCCTGACCATGGCGCAGGAGGTACAGCAGAGTCTGCTGCCCAACTACAGCCCGCTGCTTGCAGGATTCGAAATTGTGGGCCGCAGCATCTCCTGCGATGAGACAGGCGGAGACTATCTGGATTACCTGCGCGACGAAACAGGACTCTCGGTTGTGGTTGGAGATGTAGCCGGGCACGGCGTGGCAGCGGCATTGGTCATGACCACCGCACGGGCCCTGCTGCGCATGCGGGAATACATGGGAGGCTCACCTCAGGAGCTCATTGAGGACCTCAACCGCCTTCTGACCGGAGATGTACGCATCAGCGGCAGATTCATGACCCTTTTCTACCTGCACATAAACCCGGCCGACCGGATGCTTACCTGGATCCGCGCCGGTCACGAACCGGCCCTGATATACTCGCCGGAAAAGGACGAATTCACGGAACTGGTAGGGGAAGGAATGGCCCTCGGGGTAATGGAGGAATTCGAATATTCCCAGCGCAGAACAGGCCCGCTTGATCCGGGTGATATCGTATTCATGAACACAGACGGGATTACCGAAGCCCGCAATCCTTCAGGAGAACTTTACGGACGCGAAAGGCTCAAGGATTTCATACGCCGGAATGCAGGAATGAGCGGACCGGAACTTCTCGAAGCCTGTTTTGAGGAAATAAAGAACTACCAGCAGGGACGGACTCCGGAAGACGATGAGACACTGGTGGTCATAAAAGTTAAACGGACCGAAACATCATCATAA
- the larC gene encoding nickel pincer cofactor biosynthesis protein LarC, producing the protein MNILYYDCFSGISGDMNMAAMIDLGVDPELLKSELSKLGLDDEFRLRISRDSRKGICGTRVDVELTPHHHEEHDHAHEHDHVHSKEHEHSHVHTHEHVHTHGHEEHEHHHHEHGQAHGHGHGHEHKHDQGHAHHHHEHRNLADIEKIINSSDLDDLVKETSLAIFKKVAEAESRIHGKGLYEVHFHEVGAIDSIVDIVGAAICFHQLDIDEVWCSPIELGGGFVDCAHGRMPVPSPATCEILKECPTTRGAVKKETATPTGAAILAVLTDRFTDSPSISLQKTAYGIGHRDNEIPNVLRVQLAETETADMLPDSVPSRLLQCNIDDMTAEMLGVAMDLFMEEGARDVHFTPIVMKKNRPATTLSILCNAEDENRFKRLIFRHTTTLGIKSITIEKSVLDISFEKLETPLGSVTMKNAILDGKVIRSKPELEDCRELAQKHNIPLGEVYLQIGKYRKI; encoded by the coding sequence ATGAACATACTCTACTACGACTGCTTTTCAGGAATAAGCGGCGACATGAACATGGCCGCCATGATCGACCTCGGTGTTGACCCCGAACTGCTGAAATCAGAACTTTCCAAACTCGGTCTTGACGATGAATTCCGCCTCAGAATTTCCCGTGATTCCAGAAAAGGAATCTGCGGCACCCGCGTGGATGTCGAGCTTACTCCACACCATCACGAAGAGCATGATCATGCTCATGAACACGACCACGTACACTCAAAAGAGCATGAGCACTCACATGTACATACCCATGAGCACGTCCATACGCACGGCCACGAAGAGCATGAACACCATCATCATGAACACGGACAAGCGCATGGGCACGGGCACGGGCACGAACATAAACACGATCAAGGACACGCGCACCATCATCACGAACATAGAAACCTTGCAGACATTGAAAAAATAATCAATTCAAGCGATCTGGATGACTTGGTCAAGGAAACAAGTCTGGCAATATTCAAAAAAGTTGCCGAAGCTGAATCCAGAATACATGGAAAAGGGCTGTACGAGGTGCATTTCCATGAGGTCGGGGCAATAGATTCGATTGTGGACATCGTCGGCGCGGCCATCTGCTTCCACCAGCTCGATATAGACGAGGTCTGGTGTTCGCCCATTGAACTTGGCGGAGGATTCGTGGACTGCGCCCACGGCAGAATGCCGGTTCCATCACCGGCCACATGCGAAATTTTAAAGGAATGTCCCACCACCCGCGGAGCAGTGAAAAAGGAAACAGCAACCCCCACGGGGGCGGCCATACTTGCGGTGCTGACCGACAGATTCACTGATTCACCTTCCATCTCGCTGCAAAAAACCGCCTACGGGATAGGTCACCGGGATAACGAAATCCCGAACGTTCTGCGTGTGCAACTGGCAGAAACCGAAACAGCGGACATGCTGCCGGACTCTGTTCCCTCACGGCTGCTGCAGTGCAACATAGACGATATGACCGCGGAAATGCTCGGCGTGGCCATGGACCTGTTCATGGAAGAAGGGGCAAGAGACGTCCACTTCACCCCCATTGTCATGAAAAAGAACCGGCCTGCCACCACCCTGTCCATCCTCTGCAACGCCGAAGATGAAAACCGTTTCAAGCGGCTGATCTTCCGGCACACGACCACACTGGGAATCAAAAGCATTACCATCGAAAAGTCGGTACTTGATATTTCATTTGAGAAGCTGGAAACCCCGCTGGGCAGTGTGACCATGAAAAACGCCATTCTGGACGGAAAAGTCATCCGCTCAAAGCCCGAACTGGAAGACTGCCGGGAACTGGCCCAAAAACACAACATCCCTCTGGGAGAAGTCTATCTGCAGATCGGCAAATACAGAAAAATATGA
- a CDS encoding pyruvate carboxyltransferase: MLIDTTLREGAQLFGAYFNVETRKRIADGLIEMGVDEIEMGWVGQEGIHEFAGYLSRAANGTHLSVWSPCREKDILAAAELPVDRINIGVPVSDLHIEKRLDTDRQSMLRKLAAAIHTAREAGFKYISVGLEDISRADPDFSMSMALHAEVCGASRVRLSDSLGQLTPLAMAELVARFRSRIKIDIAVHCHDDFGMATANSVTALDSGADYADVSVMGIGERSGIAATEELVAHLSIRGGRDSYSTEVLKDVCLFVSSAARVPVSRTKAVVGTDIFACESGLHTHALSKLPELFEPYNPESVGTSRKVAVGGKSGRAAVRSALSECGVDSAGADIASLTEAVRQLSCRLSRPLTRSELIRLSSGEVLS, from the coding sequence ATGCTGATAGATACCACCTTGCGCGAAGGAGCGCAGCTGTTCGGAGCATATTTCAACGTTGAAACCCGCAAGCGCATTGCCGACGGACTCATTGAAATGGGCGTGGATGAAATCGAGATGGGCTGGGTCGGACAGGAAGGTATCCACGAATTTGCCGGGTATTTGAGCCGTGCAGCTAATGGAACGCATCTCAGTGTCTGGTCCCCGTGCAGGGAAAAGGATATACTGGCTGCTGCCGAGCTTCCCGTTGATCGTATAAATATAGGCGTCCCGGTTTCGGACCTGCATATTGAGAAACGTCTGGACACGGACCGTCAGTCCATGCTGCGTAAGCTCGCTGCAGCCATACACACTGCCCGGGAAGCCGGTTTCAAGTATATCTCGGTCGGTCTTGAAGATATTTCGCGAGCCGATCCCGATTTTTCCATGAGCATGGCCCTGCACGCGGAGGTCTGCGGAGCATCCAGAGTCAGGCTTTCGGATTCGCTTGGACAACTCACTCCGCTTGCCATGGCTGAACTTGTAGCCAGGTTCAGATCGAGAATAAAAATTGATATCGCCGTTCACTGTCATGATGATTTCGGCATGGCTACCGCCAACTCAGTAACAGCTCTGGATTCCGGTGCGGATTATGCGGACGTGTCGGTGATGGGAATCGGCGAGCGTTCAGGAATAGCTGCCACGGAGGAGCTTGTCGCACACCTGTCCATCCGTGGCGGAAGGGATAGCTATTCTACCGAAGTTCTGAAAGACGTTTGTCTGTTTGTTTCTTCTGCCGCGAGGGTTCCTGTTTCCAGGACCAAGGCCGTGGTCGGTACTGATATTTTCGCTTGTGAGTCCGGACTCCACACACACGCGCTCAGCAAGCTCCCGGAGTTGTTTGAACCGTACAATCCCGAGTCTGTCGGCACCTCGCGCAAGGTTGCCGTCGGAGGCAAAAGCGGGCGCGCTGCCGTAAGGTCTGCCTTGTCCGAATGCGGGGTGGACAGTGCCGGAGCCGATATCGCTTCACTGACAGAAGCTGTGCGGCAGCTTTCGTGCCGTCTCAGCAGGCCCCTTACTCGTAGCGAACTTATCCGGTTAAGCAGTGGCGAGGTGTTGTCATGA
- a CDS encoding P-II family nitrogen regulator, protein MMIMVRAIVRPEKADDVLAALMDNGFPAVTKYSVAGRGKQRGIKIGEVTYDEIPKTMLMSVVKSEDKDFVINTIMDAARSGTKGAFGDGKIFVTEVEDVYTISSGINEAAPAEEA, encoded by the coding sequence ATGATGATCATGGTGAGAGCAATTGTAAGACCGGAAAAAGCGGACGACGTCCTGGCAGCACTCATGGACAACGGCTTTCCCGCCGTAACCAAGTACTCTGTAGCAGGACGCGGGAAGCAGCGCGGCATCAAAATCGGCGAAGTTACTTACGATGAAATCCCCAAGACCATGCTTATGAGCGTAGTAAAATCCGAAGATAAAGACTTCGTTATCAATACCATCATGGATGCAGCCCGCTCCGGTACCAAAGGAGCCTTCGGCGACGGCAAGATCTTCGTAACTGAAGTTGAAGATGTTTACACCATCAGCTCCGGAATCAACGAAGCAGCCCCGGCTGAGGAGGCATAG
- the larE gene encoding ATP-dependent sacrificial sulfur transferase LarE has product MNDLDEKHEKLQTVLARTGGALVAYSAGVDSTLLLHAASRVLGERVMAATVATPYVPQRELDEAERFITASGIKHIVISLPFPEELRLNPPDHCYTCKKLLFGKMIETAQEYGFLHVLDGTNTDDLGDYRPGLKALRELEIISPFVEAGLTKAEIRELSRRAGLPTWNKPSFACLLSRMPVDTPVNDHDLRQVEEAENLLSDLGFPAVRVRHHGEIARIEVPKDRITEFAEANELHGIDAALKKIGYHFVTLDLGGYSMGSLNRK; this is encoded by the coding sequence ATGAACGACCTTGACGAAAAACATGAAAAACTGCAGACCGTCCTCGCAAGGACAGGCGGAGCGCTGGTAGCCTATTCCGCCGGCGTGGACAGCACCCTGCTCCTGCACGCAGCTTCACGGGTGCTTGGCGAAAGGGTCATGGCGGCAACGGTTGCAACGCCCTATGTGCCACAGCGGGAACTGGACGAGGCGGAACGTTTCATAACGGCCTCAGGCATCAAACACATTGTGATCAGCCTGCCCTTTCCGGAAGAGCTGCGCCTGAATCCGCCGGACCACTGCTATACATGCAAGAAACTCCTGTTCGGAAAAATGATCGAGACAGCGCAGGAATACGGTTTCCTCCATGTGCTGGACGGCACCAACACTGACGACCTCGGAGACTACCGGCCCGGACTCAAGGCCCTGCGCGAACTGGAAATAATAAGCCCCTTTGTGGAGGCCGGGTTGACCAAGGCCGAGATCAGGGAACTCTCACGCAGGGCCGGACTGCCTACCTGGAACAAACCGTCCTTCGCCTGTCTGCTTTCACGCATGCCCGTGGATACGCCGGTGAACGACCATGATCTGCGGCAGGTGGAAGAAGCGGAAAACCTGTTATCGGATCTGGGATTTCCTGCGGTACGCGTCCGCCATCACGGTGAAATTGCCCGCATCGAGGTTCCCAAAGACAGGATAACGGAGTTTGCCGAAGCAAATGAACTCCATGGTATTGATGCCGCGCTGAAAAAGATCGGCTATCATTTTGTAACACTGGACCTCGGCGGCTACAGCATGGGCAGCCTCAACCGCAAATGA
- the nifH gene encoding nitrogenase iron protein, which yields MRKVAIYGKGGIGKSTTTQNTVAGLATMGRKVMVVGCDPKADSTRLLLGGLAQKSVLDTLREEGEDVELEDIRKPGYGGTWCVESGGPEPGVGCAGRGIITSINMLENLGAYEESEGLDYAFYDVLGDVVCGGFAMPIRDGKAEEIYIVCSGEMMAMYAANNICKGIMKYAESGGVRLGGLICNSRNVDNEKEMIEELAKKIGTQMIYFVPRDNDVQRAEINRKTVIEWDDTVPQAEVYKGLANAIDNNEMFVVPKPLEIEELEQLLLDFGLMEV from the coding sequence ATGAGAAAAGTAGCTATCTACGGAAAAGGCGGAATCGGAAAATCCACCACAACCCAGAACACCGTTGCCGGTCTGGCAACCATGGGCCGCAAGGTCATGGTTGTTGGTTGCGACCCCAAAGCTGACTCCACTCGTCTGCTTCTCGGCGGCCTGGCTCAGAAATCCGTTCTCGATACCCTTCGTGAAGAAGGTGAAGATGTCGAGCTCGAGGATATCCGCAAGCCCGGTTACGGCGGAACCTGGTGTGTTGAATCCGGCGGCCCCGAACCCGGCGTAGGTTGCGCAGGACGCGGTATCATCACTTCCATCAACATGCTTGAAAACCTCGGCGCCTATGAAGAATCCGAAGGCCTTGACTATGCCTTCTATGATGTTCTCGGCGACGTTGTCTGCGGCGGATTCGCAATGCCTATTCGCGACGGTAAGGCAGAGGAAATCTACATCGTATGTTCCGGTGAAATGATGGCCATGTATGCAGCCAACAACATCTGTAAGGGTATCATGAAATACGCCGAATCCGGCGGTGTTCGCCTCGGTGGACTGATCTGCAACTCCCGTAACGTGGATAACGAAAAGGAAATGATCGAAGAGCTCGCCAAAAAGATCGGCACCCAGATGATCTATTTCGTTCCTCGTGACAACGACGTACAGCGCGCTGAAATCAACCGTAAAACCGTTATCGAATGGGATGATACCGTTCCTCAGGCCGAAGTCTACAAAGGTCTGGCAAACGCTATCGACAACAACGAAATGTTTGTTGTCCCCAAACCTCTTGAAATTGAAGAACTCGAACAGCTTCTTCTCGATTTCGGTCTCATGGAAGTCTAG
- the nifD gene encoding nitrogenase molybdenum-iron protein alpha chain encodes MTTKTKVVQWDPADIKNELLKKYPPKVARKRAKQIMINEATESEAPPEIVANVRTIPGIITMRGCTYAGCKGVIMGPTRDIVNITHGPIGCGFYSWLTRRNQTDAGPDGENYMTYCFSTDMQDKDIIFGGEKKLEASIQEAYDLFHPKGICIFSTCPVGLIGDDVHAVARKMKAKFGDCNVFAFSCEGYKGVSQSAGHHIANNEVFTHLVGLNEEPRTEEYKINLLGEYNIGGDGFEIDRILKKCGITNLATFSGNSSYDQFASAQHADLSCVMCHRSINYVADMLETKYGIPWIKVSFIGAEPTAKSLRKIGEYFGDKKLIDRIEEVIAEEMPEIQAVAAEVRPRTEGKTAMLFVGGSRAHHYQDLFAEMGMKTLSAGYEFAHRDDYEGRRVIPDIRVDADSRNIEEIEVEADEKLYNPRKTPEEIKALEDAGYQFKHYEGLNTDMDKGTIIVDDLNQYEAEKLVELLKPDLFCAGIKEKFSIQKLGIPMKQLHSYDSGGPYAGFKGAINFYREIDRLVNSKVWGYMKAPWQEKPELTATFVWE; translated from the coding sequence ATGACTACCAAGACCAAAGTGGTGCAGTGGGACCCGGCGGACATCAAGAACGAGCTTCTCAAGAAGTATCCGCCTAAAGTAGCCCGCAAACGCGCCAAGCAGATAATGATCAATGAAGCCACTGAAAGTGAAGCACCGCCGGAAATCGTAGCAAACGTACGTACCATCCCCGGCATCATCACCATGCGCGGCTGCACCTACGCAGGCTGCAAGGGCGTTATCATGGGCCCCACCCGCGACATCGTGAACATCACCCACGGCCCCATCGGCTGCGGCTTCTATTCCTGGCTTACTCGCCGTAACCAGACCGATGCAGGTCCCGACGGCGAAAACTATATGACTTACTGTTTCTCCACCGATATGCAGGACAAAGACATCATCTTCGGCGGAGAAAAGAAACTCGAAGCATCTATCCAGGAGGCATACGACCTCTTCCATCCCAAGGGGATATGCATCTTCTCCACCTGTCCGGTGGGCCTCATCGGTGACGACGTTCACGCCGTAGCCAGAAAGATGAAGGCAAAATTCGGCGACTGCAACGTCTTCGCCTTCTCCTGCGAAGGTTACAAGGGTGTATCCCAGTCCGCAGGTCACCACATTGCGAACAACGAAGTGTTCACACACCTGGTCGGATTAAACGAGGAGCCCCGCACCGAAGAATATAAAATCAACCTGCTCGGTGAATACAACATCGGCGGTGACGGTTTCGAGATTGACCGCATACTGAAAAAATGCGGTATCACCAACCTCGCAACCTTCTCCGGAAACTCCAGCTACGATCAGTTCGCATCGGCTCAGCACGCAGACCTCAGCTGCGTAATGTGTCACCGCTCCATCAACTACGTGGCTGACATGCTCGAAACCAAATACGGCATTCCCTGGATCAAGGTAAGCTTCATCGGTGCAGAGCCCACCGCCAAGTCCCTGCGCAAAATAGGCGAATACTTCGGCGACAAGAAACTCATCGACCGCATTGAAGAAGTCATTGCTGAAGAAATGCCTGAAATCCAGGCTGTAGCAGCGGAAGTACGCCCCCGTACCGAAGGCAAGACAGCAATGCTCTTCGTTGGTGGCTCCCGTGCTCACCACTATCAGGATCTGTTCGCAGAAATGGGCATGAAAACCCTTTCCGCAGGTTACGAGTTTGCCCACCGCGACGACTACGAAGGACGCCGCGTAATCCCCGATATCAGAGTGGATGCTGACTCCCGCAACATTGAGGAAATCGAAGTCGAAGCGGATGAAAAACTCTACAACCCCCGCAAGACTCCCGAAGAAATCAAAGCACTGGAAGACGCAGGTTACCAGTTCAAACATTATGAAGGTCTCAACACCGATATGGACAAGGGAACCATCATAGTCGACGACCTGAACCAGTACGAAGCTGAAAAACTGGTGGAACTCCTGAAGCCCGACCTCTTCTGCGCAGGCATCAAGGAAAAATTCTCCATCCAGAAGCTCGGTATCCCCATGAAACAGCTTCACAGCTACGATTCCGGCGGCCCCTATGCAGGCTTCAAGGGAGCAATCAATTTCTATAGAGAAATCGATCGCCTCGTGAACAGCAAGGTCTGGGGATACATGAAAGCCCCTTGGCAGGAAAAACCTGAACTCACCGCGACATTTGTGTGGGAATAA
- a CDS encoding 4-coumarate--CoA ligase, producing the protein MSRPLTLTEEDIRQMISSALLAGMDYARQLDNTRNGILDDSFIPDGKIIPDCEAVLERIAVQFGFEPQTGLAGLSVGRMAEAVFSATEGSPDQLTFFTSGSTGIPSPNASPFADLNQEIRSQAEIYPGRKRIINMVPPHHIYGFLFSILLPKALDIPVTAKFSLPTSGLVESLAPGDLVIAFPLLWNKLGQLPVSFPPDVYGVTSTGPCPADVIKGLRAKGLDRMTEVYGSSETGGVGYRHDPDDCYRLLPHWQKTGQDTLARNHPENAGVTSFTLQDNLEWTGETEFRPIRRTDNAVQVGGINVYPSKVENFFRSFEQVRDCSVRLMRQDEGERLKIFIVPEKVIKAGDLTGGLADGLEADLRRKAAALPVAERPGSYSFGPSLPRSAMGKLADWNSSAKTAQKEDSGQMK; encoded by the coding sequence ATGTCCAGACCGCTGACCCTTACCGAAGAAGACATCCGGCAAATGATCTCCTCCGCCCTGCTGGCCGGGATGGATTATGCCCGGCAACTGGACAATACCCGTAACGGAATTCTTGATGACAGCTTTATCCCGGACGGAAAAATCATTCCCGACTGCGAGGCAGTCCTTGAACGCATAGCCGTGCAGTTCGGATTTGAACCGCAGACCGGGCTGGCAGGACTGAGCGTCGGCCGGATGGCGGAAGCCGTCTTTTCCGCAACCGAAGGCAGCCCCGACCAACTTACATTTTTCACTTCCGGAAGCACCGGAATCCCGAGTCCGAACGCTTCCCCCTTTGCCGATCTCAATCAGGAAATCCGCTCTCAGGCAGAAATTTATCCGGGACGCAAAAGAATCATAAACATGGTTCCGCCGCACCATATTTACGGGTTCCTGTTCTCCATTCTGCTGCCGAAAGCACTGGATATACCGGTAACGGCAAAGTTCTCCCTGCCCACATCCGGACTTGTGGAAAGCCTCGCGCCCGGTGATCTGGTCATCGCCTTCCCGCTGCTGTGGAACAAACTGGGACAGCTTCCGGTATCCTTTCCACCTGATGTATACGGCGTGACCTCCACAGGTCCATGTCCGGCGGATGTAATCAAAGGTCTGCGCGCCAAGGGACTTGATCGCATGACCGAAGTTTACGGGTCCTCGGAAACCGGCGGGGTCGGTTACCGTCACGATCCGGATGACTGTTACCGTCTACTGCCACACTGGCAGAAAACAGGGCAGGACACACTGGCTCGTAACCACCCGGAAAACGCGGGAGTCACTTCATTCACGCTTCAGGACAATCTGGAATGGACCGGCGAAACGGAGTTCCGCCCGATACGAAGAACGGACAACGCCGTTCAGGTCGGTGGAATCAACGTGTATCCCTCAAAAGTCGAAAACTTTTTCCGAAGCTTTGAACAGGTCCGGGACTGTTCTGTCAGACTCATGCGCCAAGATGAAGGCGAAAGACTGAAAATTTTCATTGTACCTGAAAAAGTGATCAAAGCCGGCGACCTTACCGGTGGACTTGCCGATGGACTTGAAGCAGACCTGCGCCGCAAAGCTGCAGCACTGCCGGTTGCGGAGCGTCCCGGTTCCTACAGCTTCGGCCCATCCCTGCCCCGCTCCGCCATGGGCAAGCTTGCGGACTGGAATTCTTCCGCAAAAACCGCACAGAAAGAAGATTCCGGGCAGATGAAATAA
- the larB gene encoding nickel pincer cofactor biosynthesis protein LarB codes for MDNSDERLKKILQDVRDGGIEPDRALDLLRDLPFQDLGHTKIDHHRSLRNGFPEVIYGAGKTPEQVAEIFAEMCTRSNVLATRIPPETADYVITRLPDAQYNPSARTLVCRTGEVKYGPGHVGIITAGTSDLHVAEEAAVTCEMFGNRATIISDIGVAGIHRLFHRIDEIRSFSVLVVIAGMEGALSSVIGGLVDRPIIAVPTSVGYGANFSGLSALLGMLTSCASGVTVVNIDNGFGAACAACKINRLLEHHSDNETEG; via the coding sequence ATGGATAATTCGGATGAAAGACTGAAAAAAATTCTGCAGGATGTCCGAGACGGGGGCATAGAGCCGGACCGGGCTCTGGACCTGCTCCGGGACCTCCCTTTTCAGGATCTGGGCCACACCAAAATCGACCATCACCGCAGCCTGCGCAACGGCTTCCCGGAAGTTATCTACGGGGCAGGCAAGACACCTGAACAGGTGGCGGAAATCTTCGCAGAAATGTGTACACGCAGCAACGTACTGGCAACCCGTATTCCCCCGGAAACGGCTGATTACGTTATTACAAGGCTTCCGGACGCGCAGTACAACCCATCGGCACGGACTCTGGTGTGCAGGACAGGGGAAGTAAAATACGGCCCCGGACATGTCGGCATAATCACCGCCGGAACATCGGATCTGCACGTGGCCGAGGAAGCCGCCGTGACCTGCGAAATGTTCGGTAACCGGGCCACCATAATTTCGGATATCGGCGTGGCCGGAATCCACCGGCTCTTTCACCGTATCGATGAAATAAGATCCTTTTCGGTTCTGGTAGTTATTGCTGGCATGGAAGGAGCCCTTTCCAGCGTCATCGGTGGACTAGTGGACCGGCCGATTATAGCCGTCCCGACCTCGGTTGGCTACGGAGCCAACTTTTCCGGTCTTTCCGCCCTGCTGGGCATGCTTACCTCCTGCGCCAGCGGAGTCACTGTGGTCAATATAGATAACGGCTTCGGTGCGGCCTGTGCGGCCTGCAAGATAAACCGGCTGCTCGAACACCATAGCGATAACGAGACAGAGGGGTGA